TCCAAAGTACTCTTTCATTACCTTTACTATAAGCACAGGTATGACAATATTTACCATCTTGATGCACTTGTTGCTTGCAAATAGTGCACTTTGTATTTCCATAAGGTGACCACCTGCAATACAATAAGTTCCCGAGTAAGAATGTATCAAAACGATGACAAATATAATCAAACTGCATTTGATATCCCAACAAATCATATAAAACATTTCATTCAGCACAACACTTACCAAAGGACGCTGGTGACTAAAGAGTGAAAATGGTTGCAATCATGCAACACCACAAACAAACAGAAAAAGCACCTTAGAACACCAGGTTAGGCTATCCACTTATCACTTTTAGCATTGCAATACAATGATTTCTAGTTTTTTATTTGACATTTCTAAAACTTATATTTCATTCTATGGTCTAAAAGGAGCATATTGTAGCCAATATTCTTGGCTAAATGGTGCAATACATTCTTTCTCCACAAAGTGAGGTACAATCTTGCACCCTTCCAGGGGTGTACCAATCCAACTGCAATTCCATGTCTCATACAAAGAAAATCCGAGGAAAACAACTTgttctaaatgtttttttataagCAGATGTTCAGCTGTTCGGTTTCGATCCCCATGACCCTTCGCTTGAATATGAATATTATCCTATGACCTATCTTGTGTAGGAGGGGGTATAAACCAAACTGACCATAATCATAACTGTTCAGCATCTGAACTTATCAAATTCAAAGACAGAGAGCTTAGAAGAATTTACAAGAGAAACTTTCAACACAATGTTTGCTTCTGCCTTAATAACCCAATTCAATTAGAGTATCTCTCCCCTTTCCGTATTTTCACATGGTACCCGGTATTTGGATGAGATCCAATACCTTCCAATAGGCACTGGCCAAAGTTTTCGTTCATTCCTCTTTCCTGCTTTCAGAGATTCATTCTGCTAGTACAACATCTCTTTGACTTCACACGTCTATACGGTATTAAACTATTAATACTGGTTTTCTTATATTATCCAGAATTCTACTGCAGTAATTCAGCCAGACCTTGCTTTTAGTTCAAACCACTATTTCCAACATTGAAGGTGTCAATAACATGAGTAAACTGAAGGAGGATTTGTCAGAGACATCTATGTGGCacttgttcaattttacttatgtaattttcctttttttaattgaagGTAGCTCTTAAATAAAACAATGGGGTTCCTCATATAACATCATACTGGAGTGTAGTTCAGTCTGAACTACCTAAACACACAATTTCAACCTTTAAAATTAGCATTTGCAAATTCAAAGATCAGAAAGAATCATTGCAAGACTCTGATGTCTAATGTGGCTcagtgtgtgtgggggggggggggggNNNNNNNNNNGTTGGATGGGTGGGggctttaaaaaaagaagagaaaaggacTTGAATTTCCCTCTTAGGATACACACTTACTTTTGGATTGTGTTCTCTCCCTCACAATCTACTCAACCGTTTCCTTcattgatttgaaaaacaagCACCCCACTCTCAgccaaattaattatatttcatctACAAACAATAATGCAGCTAAGATTAAAGTACTCAAGTCAGTAATTTTTACTTCTACTATCTATAATGATGTTAGTGTCCTTACTATTTCACCGGCACCTACTATCTCCCACCAGCCCACGCACTAAGTAACTCTGCCCACCAATGCTCAGGTATATTGGAAGACATGCTTGGTGTTCTTTTGTTTTTGCTTGATTTTAAAGCCTTGGTCTCCATGGTTTGCACCCACTTCATTGATCCCTAGAGCACCCCCTTGGGTGCTACTCAGGTCCGCAAATTTACCACAGCTAATCAGTCCTTACTGACCAGCATTAAGAAAAAAACCTGACTATCTTAGTAATTTAACATCTGAATTCCTTCTAGAGAAGGTAGTAATTGAGTTTTGATTGATGAAAGTTTTGGTATGTATCAAGTAGTATAATGAATCTCAATTGGCTGGCATCACAGATTAATCAAAAATTCCTAGAAGAAAGCAAGCATataatcaaaaaatattttttccttaaaaaaagcAAGCATACGATTCTCAGTTATTCTCCTTCCATTCTACGGTCAGTTAAAGGGAAATTTACAAGGAGACTGGAATTCACTATCAGGACGGACTGGTAAAAGCAattaaccaaaaagaaaagaaaaaatgaagaacaaaaagTAACCTTTTCTTCTTGGAGAGCAGTTTGTTCTCGTTAATCTTACGGCCTCCGCCTTCAGTAGTGTTGCTGGCACCTTCCTTCCATTTATCAGGAACAATCACCTTGGACAACTTCTTCTCACCTGAAAATACAATTTATGAAACCCTAGGTCAAAATCAATTGCTCATAAATTGTTTGTAATGAACAATTTGTGAATAAAAGAGGAGAATTCAGACTTACACTTATCGCAAACCATAGTTGCAGTTCGAGAGCTTGATTCAAATTGCGACACAGAAAGAGAATTTTTCAACTCCGGCCAAATTCGTAATTTGGGGAAGAAGGTAAATAATTGATGAGGGTTGAATAATATATGTGAAGACGGTGCGGTCGAGATCACAGGGAAATATATGGAGTTGCGCGTAAGAGCCGCTTGATTAAATACTTGAGAGCTGTactcctttttttaaaaaaaaaataaataaatattgaaaacattCCTAAATTTTGTGTGAATTATTAGTCCAGTCCTCTAACTATTGACAACATTAAAAATACCGTCTacttgattaaataaatttaaaaattcccCTCTTATGCCACATGTGCATATATGTAGAATTTTTTGCTTAGGTGGTGTATACATAGAtatatgtaataaaaaaaaaatcaaagaacatTTAGATAATTAAATGTTAAGAATTTAGCAATTTAAGAAGATAAaataacttcttcttcttttctttttaaagaattattttttaaattacttaatcaaGTAGATGAGTACCCACCACATCCTCTACCTAGTACCCCAGCCTCACACTTCACTTCCATCCATTCCAAAAAAGATAAttcttttaaactttttttttagggCTGAAGAATTgggataagaaaaaatatatattttattataaaagtaattttttaggGGGGGAGGCGTCGGGatactcggtggtgttggataaaaagtttttaaaaaaaattgggggtgagggggtggggtgggtgaTGAATTGGGGTACCTAGGTAGGGGATTGGGTGAGGTAAGaaaagaaattgtttttttcaaaaaaattattctttactaaattttagcatttaattatttgaatgttttttcttttttactatacatatatatatgtgtgcaCACCACATCAGCAGAAAATTCTACATATACAcatatgtggatgacatgtGGCATTAGGGGGGTGTTTTAAAATTACTTAATCAAGTAGATGAGTGTTTCTAAGGATGTTAATAGTTGGGGTAGAGGTATCAAAAATGAGCCAAACTACAGGTAACTCGCCAAACCCACTcaaaattttaagggttggACTCAAGATAATTTGCATTAGATTTAATCTCAACACATTCAAGTCTTAAtaacccattttaagagaatcctcaattTAGCCCAATTTAATCTCTAGTGTCAACCTGTTTTAAGActttttatttgcattgatgtaaTGTATGTTTCTATATtgaggggtcgtttggtgtgagggataagaATAAATAGTAATGGGATTAAAAAATTGTCTTGTGATTAAATTTTGatgtcttgtttggttgtcatGTTTGGTATAACTTATCCCACAATTTATGTCATAGTGATGGGAAAAGTTATCTCATATGCATGGTGGATAAGTTATACCAGGATAATTAATCCCAGGATAACTTGATCCCAATCAAACGATCCATGAAGGTATAAATTACTacctattttatatcttttaaaatttatctatcCACTAGGAAATTTGGCCACGCTTTGaacaattacaaaaaatatatggtacaaaaaataaaaaaccaactatagaaataagaaatgataaaatCACAATACAAATATCTTAATGTTAATACATATAATTCGAATAAACATATTTAaggacttgattttttttcttgtttttattaaatgataaatttactgATGAGTTttccttttattaaaaaaaaagtgatgatACTAAAAATAGGAGGAAAAAGAGATGagtatttctatttcatttcttctttgatATTTAATTCTTTCATTGTCCTTGTTTTCTctcttattttttatcattgTCTAAATAAATGTTTTCCTCTTATTTGTCATCATCATTTAAATAAACTTCTATTGCTAATTTTcgtgtatattttttattaattcttttgGTAATTCATTAAAAGTAGACGAAATGaacaaatttcaagaaaatgtgAATGGTTCTTCACCATAAGAAACACTTAAGAACTGCgtatttcaatatttaatatgcatttcTCTTGAGCCATgagtagtaaaaaaataaatgtttgttgGCGTAGGTAGCTGTGTTCTGACAAAGTTACAAATAACTAATTTGAGCCTAAATGAAAATGTAATTTactacaattaaaaaaaagtataagaaccaaaaaaaattttaaaaatatcgaGAGAACATGTGAAAAAGtaagtaaaaagagaaaaataacgACACATTTTTGTTAAGTCCTTAATCacaaaaagaaagatgaaaaaaattacatagtcaatgcacataTTTTTGAACTTTTACCCGGCTCCCCTTTTATCCACATCCAAGAACCTTTTCATGGAGTCAAACTAAAGTATAAATCTGATGTTACaacattaatataaaatatcactatttcaaatatgaaataaaaataataatcttgagTAGAAAtctgataaaataaaaaatatgaatttataaagACAAAACTGAAGGAATATCACAAGGcatcttaaattttgaaattaaatagttgacggttattaatataaaatttaaagaaaatgagttaataatattaattaaagtagAGTTCAATAGGTATAAGTTATggagataaaaaaattaaaataaataaaagaaggaaaaaataaaataatgaagacaaaaaaaactcataaattATTCAACGTTGGTTGGGTGTTTAAGTTTTATTAGGAAAACAAGCAaatcaacttctttttttcGTATTACTCCATTGtgttaaataaaattgaaagaggaaaaaaatacaataaaaaaaagagataatatCTTGAAAGATTGAAGTAGTAAATATTgagacttttaatttttttgcaaTAGAGAATAATAATGagtgtaaataatttttgagacaTTTAAGTATAACAACAATATAGAAGAGTagtaattgatatatttattttttgtacaatGATAAAAGTagaataatatgaaaaattgaagaaaaagataaatagaatcttTGGCCAAAGAGAGGTGCAACTTCACTTTTTTAACATCTAGCTtataatatatagatttttaagCACAATATTTAATAGCTATGAGAAATATACCATTAATATATCTTTGACAAAATTAGaatattgaaatcaaaacaatacattacattaatgaatttttaaaatattaaaaacattCAAACTTTATACTAATATGACAAGTTGTCTTGAGGAATGTTTCAATCAAACTTCCTTCTTCAATTAGATGAACTCGTACTAAACTAATGTGAACATTTCTTTGTAATGAATCTTTAAAGAATATATCTTTGATCTTCATCAAACTGAAGGATATATCATGTTACTATCTTTTCTATGACTTCTTatggaaaaaatgaagaataattttttttttaaaaaaaagagaaataaaaactATACTataagaatgaaaaataaatattcaacatCTCTATGAATGATTGTTATTTATAGTTTTGATAGTCCATAAAAAAAGTTAGGAAGAAGTTGAAAAGGCATGTTATTTAAGTAGAGAATATAAATAGATGGAAgtttttttgtaactcattacatataattaaaatagtaaatatgattgaatttcttatttaataaagaaactattttatgaaaaaaattaaggaaaaaaatctaaaaaaaggagaaaaaaaaatgaatggagGTCATAGAGAGACCCCACATCACCTTATCTAATAGTAAATatgatcaaattttttatttaataaagaaaatatttatgaaaaaaatctaaaaaaaatgagaaaaaggataaatatgaaTGAAAACCATTGAAATGTGTCACATCACCTTATCTATGTCTCTCCTTTATATTATAGATATAGATTTGTAacttactttttaaatatttcttgaattgaaattcaaattatagttataaaactgaaataacaatatattaaaattagagCATTGAGATTAAATAGATCAAATTGGATGGGTGAAAACCCAACCCATTTTAAATctatttgagcccaaagtaaacttgagCGGGTTAAGACCCAACccaatatttatttcaactcaacccgctcatatatatatatataaaattacaaataaaaatcacgcattgtttatttaaaaattgaatatagtttaaaacatataactttaaaaataaacacaaattaCCTAGTAAAATAAGATATACCAACTATTGTGAtagcttttaatttttttaaatatctaagttatttgtatttttttaattataatatatttttatcatatagaaatttctcattttattttagtttacttatttaTCATTCTATCGTTCATTATATGAGAGGTTTAAATGTTTTTTGAGATGATACATAATTACCTCTTAAATTATAAcacttctttaaaaaaaagacgCCTCCAAAATTATACTACTATTTACCTCTTAGCTATCGTATTCCCCCATCTCTCCCAAAACCCTAAGCCGTCGACCGTTGCAGCGCCCCTCTCTCAGCCATCAGCACCTCCACCGTCTGAAATCCGTTGAGGTacgattttttaattttcgaaATTTCTGTTAATAAAATTTCATCCAAGGGCTAAGGGACTACTCATATACAGCAAATCTCATTTATTAGTTGACGAATTTTGCATTCTTCTTGAGAAAGAGGGGATTAAATGGAATATAGGGGATGGGAAGCAGGAATAAAATGGAATATAGGGTCCATTTGATTTATCtaggaaaaaggaagaaaaaaaactcaattctAAACAGGTAAAAGGAAAATGTTTAAGTTGGGTAGTTTCTAGTGATAAATATGGGATCACTTGTTGAGTTGTGTTTGGTTTGCTTGTCGACTAAGGTTTTCGAGATGGGTTTCTatagatttggatttggatttggcttGACCATCTCTTTATTCATTTCCAGCCCTGTGTGTTGCATTCTTTGCTCTATTTTCTGTCTTTTTTTTCTGTGTTTCACCACTACAATAACGATTctacaagtaaaaatgaaaatctattttaagAATAAGTGAAAGTGAACAGAAGGAGTAATAAGTTTTGTAATTTCTCCATTTTCTGTTACTATTTGTCTGTAAAGTAAATGTGCTTCTCGATTTTGTGGGGACTATCCTTCTTTCATTCATGCTTAACACATTAATGTATCTTTATAGCTTGAAGGAAAACTTAAGTTATTGTATTCCCATTATGCGGTATCTCTGATTAATTGGAAATCtattctaaaattaaaatttacatattcaaaaagtatatgaaaaatagtataaattacAATTCTTCTtgtattaatatgatgaaaaaacatTGGTGTCTCTCATAGATGGAACATGACAAGTAATTTGGGATGGAGGAGTATCTTTTAACATCTTTGGCATTCGGGAtagaaaaacttttgaaattaaAGGAATGAAGACTTCTAAAACTTGTGGTACTAAACATGTCAAGTGtggttataattttttttgaaaaacttgtgATCTTAAGAATGCCATGATATTTGTGCGGCTATAAAAGATTCTCACTAAGAGTAAAATGGcaagtttaaataaattattcaaatttagTAATGAGTCATTCTTCTTTAAACAGTCGAAAAAGGAAATAGGTTCTTATAGATTGAAGTGGAGGGAGTAGTAACAATGCGAATCTGCAAGTGTCTAGGATGCCCAAGGACAAGTAGCGTGGAGTATACAAACCAGGATTCAACATTTGACAACTTTATATTGTGAAGCAAAAAGCGCGCACATGCATTTTTTTGGTATTTGATGTTTGTACAAATGGATGTCATTATGTCCCTTTATTGTTTCCTCCCTCCAAATTATGGCTAGAATAAACTCCAATGGTTAGTTGTGTGGGTGCCTAATTTATCTTCCCAGTTAAATAATTTGTGATCATGTGCTTGTTTGATTAGTGTAGGAGGTAGAAATCCTGTGCCTGCCTGGTAATGCAAAGACATTTCACCATGTCTGCTGATCCTGCTTTGGTGGAGGAGGACGCTTCTTCAGGCTCAGGAGAGGACTTAAACAT
The Solanum stenotomum isolate F172 chromosome 12, ASM1918654v1, whole genome shotgun sequence DNA segment above includes these coding regions:
- the LOC125846844 gene encoding uncharacterized protein LOC125846844, translated to MVCDKCEKKLSKVIVPDKWKEGASNTTEGGGRKINENKLLSKKKRWSPYGNTKCTICKQQVHQDGKYCHTCAYSKGVCAMCGKQVLDTKLYKQSNV